In Brassica napus cultivar Da-Ae chromosome A3, Da-Ae, whole genome shotgun sequence, the sequence GCTTGATGTGATCATTGGGAAGATGGTAGAATGGTTTAACAAATATCGTGATTTATCTTTACGCGTTCCAGAGAGACAGATACTAATTCCCTACGTGCATGGGATATTGCATCACAGTTATCCGAAGGCAAAAAAGCTCACGGTGATGGAGCTAAACAGATTTGAACGTCAGTACACTGTGATTGGCAAAGATGGTCAAGGTTATTATGTTGATTTAGGCAACGGAACATGCCAGTGCAAGTGTTTTGATATTGATCGGTATCCTTGTGTGCATGCACAGGCTGCGATCATCGCGCGTGGAGAAATGTCTGAAGactattgttctaagtattATTATATGGAGCAGTGGACTTTGGCATATTACAAGACAATATATCCAGTGCCTCATCATTCATTATGGGAAAGTTATGAAATTCCAGATGAAATCCTATCTCAGGTTGTCTACCCTCCGCATgtggaaagaaagaaaggaagACTACAAGAAACTAGATTTCCATCAGCTGGGGAATATCggaggaagaaaaagaagaagtatcCACCATTGGTGTGTGAGAATGATGGAATTGACAGCGATGAAAGTGGAAGCGATGGAATTGATGAATGAGTCTTACTTATGTGTTATGGAACTTGCTTATGTCTTGTGAGTCTTACTTATGTGTTATGGAACTTGCTTAGTCTTGTGAGTCTTACTTATGTGTTATGAAACTTATTTATGTGTTGTAGAACTTATTTATGTAATGTGTTGTTTCTGTCAGGTACAACAGGTACAATTGGTAAAACTTCATTAAACCTAACATTCATGTTTTTGTGTTGTTATACTGGTACAACtagtaaaactaaaaataagttATACTGGAATAACTAGTTCAACTATGTCTAGTTTACTAAAATAGGTTCTACTGgaataactagtacaactatggaggatctgaaatttaaatattattttaggttttttcatattaataaaacattcaaatggTCTAATTTTAAGTGTTTGGATAggtttctttgtgttttgtattgttttttttttttttctggatttCTACCTCCATCACAAAAGTTTGCTtgatctaccttatacttttaaggtttgttaacaTATTTGTccacatattttttgaaaaacatacaTGACAAGTATTTTCACAATAGTGATGATTTCATTGTATCCGGGCAAACACATGTTAACATAAATGAGTGGTACAACTTAGATAATGGTATTTCTCTTTGGTACAACTAATATATTCAGGTTTCACTGCCAAAGTACAACTCTGTACAAACTAGTATAACTAATAAACTAGTACAACTTTGTGCAAGCCAGTATAACTAATAAATTAGTACAACTTTGTAGAAACCAGTACaactaaaaaactaaaacaacttTGTGTGCATAATGAGTTTCAAATAAGTGGATTCCCAGATAAGTCCTACACTTTTTAATTTAACACTAGGTGTACTAGTTTTTCTAGTTATActactttcatattttttggcATAGTTGATGCTGTAATGTTGTTTTACTTCCCACCTGTAATTGCAACCTGTTCAACCACCAAGTTTGGATTTAGgttttaaaacacacacacatacaagttttaggttttaaaacacacacacatacaagttCATCCgttttaggttttaaaacaaacacatacaagttccaaaaacaacaacatagtTCAGCCAAATCAGTTTGGCGTAAAAGGAGACCTCAACAAATGAGAACGCTTGGGCACCCTCTTTGGCATCTCAGCAGGATCCTGTGAATCTCCAACCGAAGCTGTGTTCTCTAAAGCGTCATCAACTCTAACCTCACCTtccttctccaaagcatcatcATCTACAACCTCATCTGTCTTGTCCACAACAGCTTTTTCCGCAGCAGCCTTCTCAAATCTCTCTGCAGTGTCTGCCATAATTTGAAGTGTAGATTGCTCATCTCCATCTTCAGTATCTACATTGAACAAAAATACATCCTGACTTAGATCAtcatcattaaaaataaaatttgaagttatatGTTATCatgacttaccttgcatcaacTTCTCAGCCTCTACCTCGATATGTTTCTCACCATCCTTCTCAGCCTCTGCCTCAATCTGTTTCTCACTATCCTTCTCAGCCTCATCACCCTTGTCAGCCTCTGCCTCAATCTGCTTCTCACCATCCTTCTCAGCCTCATCACCCTTGTCAGCCTCATCACCATCCTCGCCCTCCTTATCAGGCTCATCATCACCATCCTTATCAGCCTTATCACCATCCTCACCCTCCTTATCAGGCTCATCATCACCATCCTTATCAGCCTTATCACCATCCTTGTTAGTCTCATCACCATCCTTATCACCATGTATCTCACCCTCCTTATCACCATGCATCTCGCCCTCCTTATCACCAAGTATCTCAGCCTCCTTATCACCATACATCTCGCCCTCCTGGAACGACCAACTTTCTCTCtggattttttcttcttccaactcctttACTCTTGCTTCCAGAAGACGAATTGTTTCGTCTCTCAATGCAAATCCATCATCCATTCTTTTGTTCAACTTCAACTCTAATTCTCTTAAACTCTCACGACCTGCTTCGCCCCCTGTTTGAACTCCTGCCTCACCCCCTGCCTCGCCTCCTGCCTCGCCTCCTGCCTCTCCTCCTGCCTCGCCTCCTGCCTCGCCCCCTGCCTCGCCTCCTGCCTCCTCTTGTTGCTCTCGGGTTCTCACATCCATCTCATATAGATCCGGCCAGAAGATTTTTTTCCCTGGTTCCATTAGGATCTTGTTCCAACTGTCAACAGCTATGTCTAGCGTATCCGAATCATCTATCAGCTCCAAGTCTTCAAAAGTCCCTTCATCCATTATTTCATACAAAAGGTCTACTTCATTTCCTTTTGGTTCCAAAACACTGATAATCTCCTGAAATGACCAACAACAAATTACACATTTAATTAACTATGAACTTGAAGAAAATGACATAAACaacacttaaaaaaattataagcttTTACCTTTGTGTTTCCTAGCGTCCGATAAATCATGTCAAGTGGAAATCCTGTTGTTCCGGTCCTCTTGAACTTCCATTTGCACATTCTTGGACAACCATCAAAACAGTTTGGAACAGGCTCTCTGAATCTTTCCCTAAGGACAGGGATACATTCAAATGCTAATATCTGCACATCATTTCACACAATCACTTTAGTTATATTATAACAAATATGCTTATGAAAAATGTTATTCATATACCTCCAAAGGGTTGATAAACCCAGGAAATACCCACTGTGCATGCTCTGGGATCCCATCACGAAAATGATCCCTTACATGAAAAATCTCCTTCATGCAATCATCAAAGGTGTAACGGCCCCATGGAAATTCGGTGCAAAACTCCAAATCTTCTACTGCTTGGAGAAGGAAATACTCAATGAAGTATCCTGCTTTGGACCTTCCTCTTAAAACTGTAGCCAGAAAGTAAAGAACCGCCATCCTCAGACGATCGCCACTACCATCAAATTTCATCTTCTGAAGTTTCTCCTTAACATCCGCTTCTGTCACTTGCAGACCCTTTTCCTTCCcatcctttgtcttcttcactTTAAAATACTTTCTCGCAAACTTCAGTCTCCCTATGCTCTGATAGTTTTCTGGATATGAGTGGCAGTATAAACCAGAGAGGAGGCTATGTTCCCTGATAGAGTATCTAATTGGAACACCGTTTACCCCAAACCAAGCTTGTCGACCCTTCTCTGTATGCATAGTACGAAGTAGCAACATCCACAATCCCATCACTTTTCTTGTTGAGGTACAATCCATGTGGAATATATGCTTGAACTGAGGATGTTCCTGAAACCAACTCTTCTCTGAGGCATCCAACTTACCAATCGTCTTGTTCAGAAAATCGTGTTGATGGCACCTTGAGGAGAGCTTGCAACCCTTTCCATAGTTGCTCGGATTGAAGAAAAAACCAGCAGGTCTGTCAGCTTCTACGGTCATATCATCACTCTCAacctgaaaaatacaaacaaaatacaaaGAATAAATAACTGAGTTATACAACACATAAACACTTAGTTGTACCAGTTAcactaattaaattaaaaataatattactagTTCTACCAGCAAGCCTAGTtatacaacaacaacaccatctCATTAAACAGTTATACAAAATACTTCTCTAGTTATACTAGTCAGACTACGTATAAGAAGCgtagttgtaccagttatattacttataaaaaaaaatttactagtTATCCTGAATTTGTTTACAACATATTATTACCAGTTGCACCATTTTCACTCTTTTAGTTGTACTAGTAATTTAATACTCGGTTGTATTAGTTAGACTAATTATACTTTTCATAGTTATACCAGTTATATTAGTTATAAGAAGTGtggttgtactagttatactagttccATTGATTCTGTTTTACAACATTTTATTACCAGTTGAACTAGTTTCATTcttttagttgtactagttacaCTTCTTATATAATcactacttattttttttttcgaccCTATGATAAATATTTCTAGAACCATTTAAGTTGACTTGTTTACCGTTCTTGGAGCGTCGTTGTCAATGGCAGCAGATCCAATAGCAGCCTCATGTGAATTTGAATCTATGTTGTTAGATCCAATCTGCTCACGGTTCCTATTTGTTAGTccaattttatcataaaaattccaaaaccattttaattgatttgtttACCGTTTGCCCGTCATTGTTAATGGCAGCCTCGGGTGAGCCTGATTCTCTGTTGGTAGAAGTTATTGGAGCTTGCAGTGGATTCTCCGCCTCATTGGGTGTTTGAGTAGGTGATTTTTGTGGCTCAATCGGAACTGATGGGCTTGGCGTACCCTCTCTATCATCCTGCGAAGGTAACTCCGTTGATAGTGGCGGATAATGATCAGGATCGGCTTGATGTTCTGGTGAAGATGCGGTCTGAGGCCGCTTGGTTGGATTGGACGAGGACTCATCGTCTACACCACTGTCtcgcttcctcttcttctctgcggtttcaatcttctttttctctgcatctcttttttttttaacggctTCTCTCCTCCTTTTCACCGCtgcttgttttttctttatcacagagtctttcttcttcttttccgcctcagctttcttcttctccaccgcagctttcttcttctccaccactgactcattcttcttcttcttctccggcgCACCTTCTTTGTTCGTTTGTTCGGTGAAACGAGTCTTTGGAGCCATAGTGTTTCAAAGAGTAACACGAAATAGAGAAACAAATGAGATAGAGGGAGATCGTGATGATTGTGGTAGAGTTTGATTAGTGAGATGAGATAGAGGGAAGGGGGAGAGATCGTGAATTTTTTTCTGTTGGTTATGTCGGGGAAGAGGAATTAGGGATTTAGTTTGATTTAGGGGGAAGGATCCGGGAAGGGCACGCGGGTCGGGTTAGTGGGTGGGGTAGGTTGGTTGGATATGTAAATAAGTTAAAGTTTTAGGTTTTATAGTATTTTCAGCTTAAtttcgatttattattaattcattaaaaaaataaaaacagaagtgTCCTTTTCCAGATTTTTGTGTGCCCATTTGGTCGATCTCAGCATTTGATTCGTTGTATTTCCTCTCTAACTCACAcatattatttcttctttaATTATGATACACCAGTATATACATATCTACAAACCCTAATACCTAACATGCATATATACactgatatatatacatatatatatatatatataatataaaaatatatttagtgtCTATCCGTTGATTGGCTCGCTTCACATCTTGATATATGGTTGAGAGAGTGCTATGAAATGTTTTTTGATATATATGGGCTAGAATATtaataaagatatatttttgtaattgatCCATGATAATATATGTGTGTTAGATTTTTAGACATCGTGAACATGGAAATAGTGAAGCACATATATGTGATAATAGTTGCAAAAGAGAAGGCCAAACttgcaaaaaaaagaagacaaggTATGATAATCAATTTATATTGATTTGTTATTTTCGTACtccattttctttttaactaatttagatttcatttttttcatattgtttATGACGATTTGAATGAGTGGATGAGAACATAAGAGAATGTGTGGCTAGAAAGTCTCTTACCTGCAGACCTATCACTTCAGACTGCAGACCTATCATTTCAAACAGTATTTTATGTAGTCTCAGCTCAAATCTCGTTAGGGGTATTTTCGTCCATCTGAAACCAAAAGTGTAGCCGATTGTCCACTAATATTGACTAAGGGTAGTCTTCTAATTTCGACTTCATTTGGGTATATTTCCCTAAATCTCCCTTCTTTTATTTCATAAACTTTTCGTGCCTTTTCCCCGAATGTTTTTGGACGGAATCTGAGTTATGTTAAACTATCATTTTGAtttgagcaaaaaaaaacaactattattttgtaaatttatcaatttggaaaaaaattaacatCGTATTTCTGAAAATGCAGTCTCAGAGATCCAGAAGCGTTTCCTAATACTTGAGTGAatacaaattacaaaacattcaattctttattataattattatacttattatttaccaa encodes:
- the LOC106438779 gene encoding uncharacterized protein At3g43530-like: MAPKTRFTEQTNKEGAPEKKKKNESVVEKKKAAVEKKKAEAEKKKKDSVIKKKQAAVKRRREAVKKKRDAEKKKIETAEKKRKRDSGVDDESSSNPTKRPQTASSPEHQADPDHYPPLSTELPSQDDREGTPSPSVPIEPQKSPTQTPNEAENPLQAPITSTNRESGSPEAAINNDGQTIGSNNIDSNSHEAAIGSAAIDNDAPRTVESDDMTVEADRPAGFFFNPSNYGKGCKLSSRCHQHDFLNKTIGKLDASEKSWFQEHPQFKHIFHMDCTSTRKVMGLWMLLLRTMHTEKGRQAWFGVNGVPIRYSIREHSLLSGLYCHSYPENYQSIGRLKFARKYFKVKKTKDGKEKGLQVTEADVKEKLQKMKFDGSGDRLRMAVLYFLATVLRGRSKAGYFIEYFLLQAVEDLEFCTEFPWGRYTFDDCMKEIFHVRDHFRDGIPEHAQWVFPGFINPLEILAFECIPVLRERFREPVPNCFDGCPRMCKWKFKRTGTTGFPLDMIYRTLGNTKEIISVLEPKGNEVDLLYEIMDEGTFEDLELIDDSDTLDIAVDSWNKILMEPGKKIFWPDLYEMDVRTREQQEEAGGEAGGEAGGEAGGEAGGEAGGEAGGEAGVQTGGEAGRESLRELELKLNKRMDDGFALRDETIRLLEARVKELEEEKIQRESWSFQEGEMYGDKEAEILGDKEGEMHGDKEGEIHGDKDGDETNKDGDKADKDGDDEPDKEGEDGDKADKDGDDEPDKEGEDGDEADKGDEAEKDGEKQIEAEADKGDEAEKDSEKQIEAEAEKDGEKHIEVEAEKLMQDTEDGDEQSTLQIMADTAERFEKAAAEKAVVDKTDEVVDDDALEKEGEVRVDDALENTASVGDSQDPAEMPKRVPKRSHLLRSPFTPN